A window of Nitrospinaceae bacterium contains these coding sequences:
- the tkt gene encoding transketolase, translated as MSPSTNSNTQGTALDELCINTIRTLSMDAVQKAKSGHPGTPMALAPAAYVLFSRIMKFNPRNTAWFDRDRFVLSCGHASMLLYSALHLTGHDLSLDELINFRQWGSKTPGHPEYGLTPGAEMTTGPLGQGIMTAVGMAIAETHMAAVYNREGHEVVDHNTYVFASDGDFMEGASHEAASLAGHLGLGKLIVLFDDNKITIEGSTDLAYTEDVAKRFESYGWHVQNIGDVANDLNKLESAFGDAKAESSKPSLVILRSHIGFGSPNFVDTATAHGAPLGDEEIELTKKSYGWPEKEKFLVPDEVAAHMGQAARRGAESEAAWNTKLSDYRSAHPELAEKFEAALTGDLPQGWDADIPVFSPADGAIATRAVSGKVLNAIAGNLPSLMGGSADLAGSNNTLISGEGDFLKGSYEGRNMRWGVREHVMCAAASGMSLHGGIRPYTATFFVFTDYARPAIRLAALMGQPVIYLMTHDSIGLGEDGPTHQPVEHLASLRVMPNLSLIRPGDANEVAFAWRAAIERKDGPTMLVLTRQGLPTLDRENLGGAEGVLKGAYILSKEGGEEPDVILIGTGSEVSLCLAAKDMLSVQGVDARVVSMPSWDLFRAQSQSYRDEVLPPGVRARLSVEAGASQGWLEWVGDAGGVIAMSGFGASAPAKVSFEKFGFTPENIARRAAKLK; from the coding sequence ATGTCTCCAAGCACGAACTCGAACACCCAAGGCACGGCCCTGGACGAGCTTTGCATCAACACCATCCGCACCCTGTCGATGGACGCGGTTCAGAAGGCAAAATCTGGGCACCCGGGCACCCCGATGGCCCTCGCGCCTGCGGCCTATGTCCTTTTCTCACGCATCATGAAATTTAATCCGCGAAACACAGCTTGGTTTGATCGCGACCGCTTTGTGCTCTCGTGCGGCCATGCCTCGATGCTTCTCTACTCGGCTCTGCATCTAACCGGCCACGATCTTTCGCTCGATGAACTAATCAACTTTCGCCAGTGGGGGAGCAAAACACCCGGCCATCCCGAATACGGGCTCACACCGGGCGCGGAGATGACCACAGGCCCACTCGGACAGGGCATCATGACTGCCGTGGGCATGGCCATCGCCGAAACCCATATGGCCGCCGTCTATAATCGCGAGGGGCACGAGGTGGTGGACCACAACACCTACGTTTTCGCCTCGGACGGCGATTTCATGGAAGGCGCCTCGCACGAGGCGGCCTCGCTCGCGGGCCATCTGGGCCTCGGCAAACTCATCGTTCTTTTTGACGACAACAAGATAACCATCGAGGGCTCGACGGATCTTGCCTATACAGAGGACGTTGCCAAAAGGTTTGAGAGCTACGGCTGGCATGTCCAGAACATCGGCGATGTGGCCAACGATCTCAATAAACTCGAATCGGCGTTCGGGGATGCCAAGGCCGAGAGCAGCAAACCCTCTCTGGTTATCCTTCGCTCGCACATTGGTTTTGGCTCTCCTAATTTTGTCGATACGGCGACGGCCCACGGGGCGCCGCTGGGCGATGAAGAAATCGAGTTGACGAAAAAGAGCTACGGCTGGCCCGAGAAGGAAAAGTTCTTGGTGCCGGATGAAGTTGCCGCCCATATGGGGCAGGCCGCCCGTCGCGGCGCCGAGTCTGAGGCGGCATGGAACACTAAGCTCTCTGATTATCGGAGCGCCCATCCGGAATTGGCCGAAAAATTTGAGGCGGCCCTCACCGGAGACCTTCCTCAAGGGTGGGACGCGGATATTCCTGTTTTCTCGCCAGCCGACGGTGCTATTGCAACGCGGGCGGTTTCGGGAAAAGTCTTGAACGCAATTGCCGGGAATTTGCCCAGCCTGATGGGCGGCAGCGCCGATCTTGCCGGCTCGAACAACACACTGATCAGCGGCGAAGGGGATTTTCTTAAAGGAAGCTACGAGGGGCGCAACATGCGCTGGGGCGTGCGCGAACATGTTATGTGCGCCGCCGCCTCAGGTATGTCGCTCCATGGCGGGATTCGCCCCTACACGGCGACTTTCTTCGTGTTCACCGACTACGCCAGGCCCGCCATTCGGCTGGCTGCTCTGATGGGGCAGCCGGTGATTTATCTGATGACCCACGATTCTATCGGCCTTGGCGAGGACGGCCCGACGCACCAGCCCGTCGAGCACCTCGCATCGCTCCGCGTAATGCCGAATCTTTCCTTGATTCGACCAGGGGATGCGAACGAGGTTGCCTTTGCCTGGCGCGCGGCGATAGAGCGCAAAGATGGGCCGACCATGCTCGTGCTCACGCGGCAGGGCCTGCCCACACTAGATAGAGAAAACTTAGGCGGCGCAGAAGGGGTGCTCAAGGGCGCTTATATCCTCTCGAAAGAGGGTGGCGAGGAGCCTGATGTTATCCTTATTGGCACGGGCTCGGAAGTTTCTTTGTGTCTTGCGGCCAAGGATATGCTCTCTGTCCAGGGAGTTGATGCACGCGTGGTGAGCATGCCGAGCTGGGATCTTTTCAGGGCGCAATCCCAAAGCTACCGCGACGAAGTATTGCCGCCCGGCGTGAGGGCGCGATTGTCTGTCGAGGCTGGCGCTTCGCAGGGCTGGCTCGAATGGGTAGGCGATGCGGGGGGCGTCATAGCGATGAGTGGATTTGGCGCGAGCGCCCCGGCCAAGGTGAGTTTTGAGAAATTCGGATTCACCCCCGAGAATATCGCCAGAAGGGCCGCGAAACTGAAATAA
- a CDS encoding PASTA domain-containing protein, which translates to MKTMTGTRTKANSFNSLDWSKTMQKNRITGIITLLTFAILFFLLAAAPRAEALKILSHSGTWKSRIMVGHSGKCLDVVVASKADGANVQQWSCHGGSNQSWEFVNTGQNYFQIKNVNSGKCLDVAVASMADGGNIHQFACHGGNNQKWALVKKSVEYYQIKPAHSGKCLDVVVASKADGANIQQWGCHGGNNQYWKISLPNFVGMALTQAQAALVALGLSPDKGVPLALSYTNIANRLDLQGQVSAQSPVAGFTGGVSSVALKVYKSGTLVPNLAYKTLAEAQAALAAVGLIASSEITYQLIISSPESASRNGQVDAQNPAANSIAAPGTSVALRLFQVMLKLPNVVSMTKTQADATFAAAKMSEMGVKVTATYPEVFNKPDLHGKVLTQTPTGGTIPYVNSVAITVGRNVNRVPRYIPEQTSQAQYLEAVKNAGLTYIVYSDQKSSSYKRQKQVVYNARPDAGSVVAPGTKIIVYSKWIFY; encoded by the coding sequence ATGAAAACGATGACCGGAACGAGAACGAAAGCAAACTCTTTTAACTCTCTCGACTGGAGCAAGACCATGCAAAAGAATCGAATCACCGGAATCATCACCTTACTCACGTTCGCTATTCTATTTTTCCTCCTCGCCGCCGCGCCGCGCGCCGAGGCGTTGAAAATATTGAGTCACAGCGGCACGTGGAAATCCAGGATAATGGTCGGTCACAGCGGCAAATGCCTGGACGTTGTCGTGGCCAGCAAGGCAGACGGGGCCAATGTCCAGCAATGGTCGTGTCATGGCGGAAGCAACCAAAGTTGGGAATTTGTAAATACCGGCCAAAATTATTTCCAGATCAAGAACGTCAACAGCGGCAAATGCCTGGACGTTGCCGTGGCCAGCATGGCAGACGGGGGCAATATCCACCAATTTGCGTGTCATGGCGGAAACAACCAAAAGTGGGCACTTGTTAAAAAAAGCGTAGAGTATTACCAGATCAAGCCCGCCCACAGCGGCAAATGCCTGGATGTTGTCGTTGCCAGCAAGGCAGACGGGGCCAATATCCAGCAATGGGGGTGTCATGGCGGGAACAACCAATATTGGAAGATTTCGCTCCCCAACTTCGTGGGCATGGCGCTGACCCAGGCCCAGGCGGCGCTTGTAGCGCTGGGCCTGTCTCCCGATAAAGGCGTCCCACTCGCCCTCTCTTATACAAACATCGCGAATCGCCTGGATCTACAAGGCCAGGTTTCTGCCCAGAGTCCTGTTGCGGGCTTCACAGGTGGGGTGTCCTCGGTCGCACTCAAGGTTTACAAAAGTGGCACGCTAGTCCCGAACTTGGCGTACAAGACACTGGCCGAGGCCCAGGCGGCGCTAGCGGCGGTGGGTTTAATCGCAAGCAGCGAGATCACATATCAATTAATCATTAGTAGCCCCGAGTCCGCGAGTAGAAACGGTCAGGTTGACGCTCAGAACCCGGCCGCGAACTCAATAGCGGCTCCCGGAACTTCGGTCGCGCTCAGACTTTTCCAGGTTATGCTAAAGCTCCCGAACGTGGTGAGCATGACGAAGACCCAGGCCGATGCGACGTTTGCGGCGGCGAAGATGTCAGAAATGGGCGTCAAAGTCACAGCCACCTATCCGGAAGTCTTTAATAAACCGGATCTCCATGGCAAGGTGTTAACCCAGACGCCGACCGGGGGTACCATACCTTACGTGAATTCGGTCGCGATCACGGTAGGCAGAAACGTCAACAGGGTCCCTCGTTATATTCCAGAACAAACTTCACAGGCTCAGTATTTAGAGGCGGTTAAAAATGCCGGACTGACTTACATTGTGTATTCTGACCAGAAGAGCTCCTCTTATAAAAGACAAAAACAAGTGGTTTACAATGCCAGGCCGGATGCGGGATCTGTTGTGGCTCCTGGAACTAAAATTATTGTATATTCGAAGTGGATATTTTATTAA
- the ftsE gene encoding cell division ATP-binding protein FtsE produces the protein MIRIAGIWKRYEDGRYVLQNIDLQVRRGEFVFITGPSGAGKTTLLSLLYGAEVSDRGQVFVAGRNITHLRRKELSRLRRGIGVVFQDFKLLHRRTVFENIAFCQRAIGVSASEARRRVYAVLKLVRLAEKRDLSPKVLSGGEQQRVAIARALVNRPPLLIADEPTGNLDPDMAQEVMDVFREVNRLATTVVVATHDRSVIEYIGARTVHLENGQVIS, from the coding sequence ATGATCCGGATTGCGGGTATCTGGAAGCGCTATGAAGATGGGCGCTATGTTCTCCAGAATATTGATCTTCAGGTTCGGCGGGGCGAGTTTGTTTTCATTACGGGCCCCAGCGGCGCAGGAAAAACCACGTTGCTCTCTCTTCTTTATGGCGCTGAGGTTTCTGATCGGGGGCAGGTGTTTGTTGCTGGTCGCAATATCACGCATCTTCGCCGCAAGGAGCTTTCTCGACTCAGGCGCGGGATTGGCGTCGTGTTCCAGGATTTCAAGCTGCTGCATCGCCGGACGGTTTTTGAGAATATTGCCTTTTGTCAGCGGGCCATCGGGGTGTCGGCGAGTGAGGCGAGGCGGCGCGTATACGCCGTGCTCAAGCTTGTCAGGCTGGCGGAAAAAAGAGATTTGTCTCCCAAGGTGTTGTCGGGCGGCGAGCAGCAGCGCGTTGCCATTGCGCGAGCGCTTGTTAACCGGCCGCCCCTTCTAATTGCCGATGAGCCGACGGGGAATCTCGATCCCGATATGGCACAAGAGGTCATGGACGTTTTTCGCGAGGTGAACCGCCTGGCGACAACGGTGGTCGTCGCCACCCATGATCGCTCCGTTATCGAATATATCGGCGCCCGCACTGTCCATTTGGAAAACGGACAGGTAATCAGTTAA
- a CDS encoding S41 family peptidase has product MSKNRKFGGWLLWLAAAGGLAVGIAVGPLGITSAREKSAYPELRTFTEVLSLVESNYVNEIEGQKLIRGAIRGMLKTLDPHTSYMSPEFYKEMQVETSGRFGGLGIEITTRGGILTVVTPIEDTPAYREGVKAGDQIIEIEGKSTKEMNLQGAVRQLRGRPGTKVTITVFRKSEEKPLKFTITREVIRIKSVGSRKLRNGIGYVRIRSFQSTTGREVSKAVKKFENEKIKALVLDLRNNPGGLLSQAVSVSNLFLGSGQLIVYTKGRMENQQNRYTSSEDGFKTKMPVVVLVNPGSASASEIVAGAIQDLKRATIMGEKTFGKGSVQTIVPLTDGSGLRLTTALYYTPKGRLIQGKGIEPDIIVSQPSRSSRRRIIRERDLPGHLPSEDEKKGIKTVKPSDSESSAAVVQGAEPGKLKDVQLERAIDYLLGNAKAETKGSVGS; this is encoded by the coding sequence ATGTCAAAAAATCGTAAATTCGGCGGTTGGCTCCTCTGGTTAGCCGCAGCGGGGGGATTAGCCGTTGGGATTGCTGTAGGTCCTCTCGGGATTACCTCAGCGCGTGAAAAATCGGCTTATCCCGAGCTTCGTACGTTCACCGAGGTTCTCTCCCTAGTGGAGTCGAACTATGTCAACGAGATAGAAGGTCAGAAGCTCATCCGGGGAGCGATCCGGGGGATGCTGAAGACGCTGGATCCACATACGAGCTACATGTCTCCCGAATTCTATAAAGAGATGCAGGTCGAAACATCGGGTCGCTTTGGCGGGCTTGGCATCGAGATTACGACCCGTGGCGGCATTCTGACCGTCGTCACCCCGATAGAGGACACCCCAGCCTATCGAGAGGGAGTCAAGGCGGGCGATCAGATCATCGAGATCGAGGGGAAGAGCACCAAGGAGATGAACTTGCAAGGTGCCGTTCGCCAACTTCGTGGACGTCCCGGAACCAAGGTGACCATAACGGTTTTCAGGAAAAGCGAGGAGAAGCCGCTCAAATTTACGATTACCCGCGAGGTAATCCGAATTAAAAGCGTGGGGTCAAGGAAATTGCGAAACGGCATCGGCTATGTGCGGATTAGAAGTTTTCAATCCACCACGGGGCGCGAGGTGAGCAAGGCCGTAAAGAAGTTCGAAAATGAAAAAATCAAAGCCCTCGTCCTCGACTTGCGAAACAACCCTGGTGGGTTGCTCTCCCAGGCGGTATCCGTTTCTAATCTTTTCCTCGGGTCAGGCCAGCTTATCGTTTACACCAAGGGGCGAATGGAAAATCAGCAGAACCGCTATACCTCCTCTGAGGATGGATTTAAAACCAAGATGCCGGTAGTCGTTCTTGTGAATCCCGGAAGTGCGAGTGCCTCAGAAATCGTTGCCGGTGCGATTCAAGACCTTAAGCGGGCGACGATCATGGGCGAGAAAACTTTTGGCAAGGGGTCCGTACAAACTATCGTTCCTCTGACTGATGGTTCGGGTCTGCGCCTGACAACAGCACTTTACTACACGCCGAAAGGTCGCTTGATCCAGGGCAAGGGTATCGAGCCCGATATCATCGTCTCACAGCCCTCGCGCTCGTCTCGGAGGCGAATAATTCGGGAGCGGGATCTACCAGGACATCTCCCGAGCGAGGATGAGAAAAAAGGCATCAAGACGGTTAAACCATCGGATTCTGAATCGAGCGCCGCTGTTGTTCAGGGAGCGGAGCCTGGGAAACTAAAGGACGTCCAGTTGGAGCGGGCAATCGACTATTTGCTCGGAAATGCAAAGGCTGAAACCAAAGGCAGTGTCGGTTCTTGA
- a CDS encoding ABC transporter permease → MTSWFQSFPYFLKEALLDMRENRAVAALTVMTTMISLILFGALWIVQVNVSYLIENWRERFQIEIFFKEDTTPAQKAAIRALLIKHEAVDRIAERSATEALKSFRVQLGPNADILDGLGKEVLPPSMQVILRPDSRTTANIESLMARVRLMPGVERLRNDLVWLRRLEGAIWLLRLAVWTVSVLLGLGVLFIIANTIRLTLFARRDDIAIMHLVGATDGFIRTPYVTEGVLCGALGGAMAYAVLLMVYHAIFLPMLSGFSGVDISIQPGGWPLGFILLGTGASLGFLGSSLTVGHYLRKQRE, encoded by the coding sequence GTGACCAGCTGGTTTCAGTCGTTTCCCTATTTCTTAAAAGAAGCGCTCCTCGACATGCGGGAGAACCGCGCCGTTGCGGCGCTCACCGTCATGACGACGATGATCAGCCTGATCTTGTTCGGGGCGCTGTGGATCGTGCAGGTAAATGTCTCCTATCTTATTGAAAACTGGAGAGAAAGATTCCAGATCGAGATATTCTTCAAGGAGGATACCACCCCTGCCCAAAAGGCTGCGATCCGGGCGCTGCTCATTAAGCACGAGGCGGTTGATCGAATTGCCGAGCGCTCGGCCACTGAGGCCCTCAAGAGTTTTCGCGTACAACTTGGACCCAACGCTGATATTCTCGATGGGCTGGGCAAAGAAGTTTTGCCCCCCTCCATGCAGGTGATTCTTCGGCCCGACTCGCGAACGACAGCGAACATCGAATCGCTCATGGCGAGGGTTCGTCTCATGCCGGGTGTTGAGCGTCTGAGAAACGATCTTGTCTGGCTCAGGCGGCTTGAGGGGGCGATATGGCTCCTGCGTCTTGCGGTTTGGACGGTATCGGTGCTCCTGGGGCTGGGCGTTCTTTTCATCATCGCCAACACGATTCGTCTAACGCTTTTCGCCCGAAGGGATGACATCGCCATTATGCACCTTGTCGGGGCGACCGATGGTTTCATTAGGACGCCCTACGTGACCGAGGGCGTTCTGTGTGGCGCGCTGGGGGGTGCCATGGCATATGCCGTGTTGTTGATGGTGTATCACGCGATATTTCTTCCTATGCTGTCAGGTTTCTCGGGGGTGGATATCTCGATTCAGCCCGGCGGCTGGCCGTTGGGCTTTATTTTGCTCGGCACAGGCGCGAGTCTTGGCTTTCTGGGCAGTTCGCTCACCGTGGGCCACTATCTTCGAAAGCAAAGGGAATAG
- a CDS encoding peptidoglycan DD-metalloendopeptidase family protein produces MPKMVVSRQLACVFTFVLALMVGTEGTPTLGAQTLQGLDREIKKDESQLRRIEERLAKERDLVSKGQLQTESLLTSLDRLSARLSVEDQSLRLLARQEARSVVRHKEIFAKVEKMREEQVERKKKLRQRLRALYMGGSAGSVRLIVMSRSVWDLVDRWSFVSRLTRHDQRLLLGYREAEVRLGEARAEAEAEVERQSSLKKKQARVKARLARYYSRRSRRLTHLEKNKTRRRRVVKALEGSRDAMRDAITTLMKSRDSRIDRDAVLFDKMEGRLPWPVSGKILRQSNGKASRGIRIRAPEGTSISSVAAGEVVYSDWVRGYGRLLILRHGAGIYTVYGGTGEVLVERGEKVGAGRVIARVGTTGVLGESALYFEIRRGSIPLKALQWLAPRG; encoded by the coding sequence ATGCCTAAAATGGTGGTGAGTCGGCAGCTGGCTTGCGTTTTTACGTTTGTCTTGGCGCTGATGGTAGGGACTGAGGGCACCCCGACCCTGGGTGCGCAGACGCTTCAGGGACTAGATCGAGAAATTAAAAAAGATGAATCGCAACTTCGGCGAATAGAGGAGCGCTTGGCGAAAGAGAGAGATCTCGTGTCCAAGGGGCAACTTCAGACCGAAAGCCTACTCACGAGCCTTGATCGGCTCTCTGCGCGGCTGTCAGTTGAGGATCAAAGCCTCAGATTACTTGCCCGGCAGGAAGCTCGCTCTGTGGTGCGGCACAAAGAAATATTCGCCAAGGTCGAGAAAATGCGCGAGGAGCAGGTAGAGCGTAAAAAAAAGCTTCGTCAAAGGCTCCGAGCCCTCTATATGGGAGGAAGTGCCGGGAGCGTGCGTCTCATAGTGATGTCGCGATCGGTGTGGGATTTGGTCGATCGATGGTCTTTCGTGAGCCGTCTTACCCGCCATGATCAGCGCCTCCTATTGGGCTACCGGGAGGCTGAGGTGCGTCTGGGCGAGGCAAGGGCCGAGGCAGAGGCAGAGGTCGAGCGGCAATCTTCTTTGAAGAAAAAGCAGGCCCGTGTCAAGGCCCGCCTGGCGCGATACTATTCTCGCCGGAGTCGTCGGCTGACCCACCTTGAGAAAAACAAGACACGCCGTCGGCGGGTGGTAAAGGCGCTTGAAGGCTCTCGCGACGCTATGCGTGATGCCATCACCACATTGATGAAATCCAGGGATTCGAGAATAGACCGGGATGCCGTGTTGTTCGATAAAATGGAAGGGCGTCTGCCCTGGCCCGTATCAGGAAAGATTCTTAGGCAGAGCAATGGGAAGGCCAGCCGGGGAATCCGTATCCGAGCCCCGGAGGGCACCTCCATTAGTTCTGTGGCTGCCGGGGAGGTCGTTTACTCGGACTGGGTCCGAGGGTATGGTCGATTATTGATCCTACGCCATGGTGCGGGGATTTACACAGTCTATGGCGGGACCGGTGAGGTGCTCGTCGAGCGAGGCGAGAAAGTGGGGGCTGGCCGCGTTATCGCGCGTGTGGGGACGACTGGCGTCCTCGGAGAGTCTGCTCTTTATTTTGAGATTCGAAGAGGATCAATCCCATTAAAGGCGCTACAATGGCTTGCGCCTCGTGGATGA